A portion of the Leifsonia sp. EB41 genome contains these proteins:
- a CDS encoding three-helix bundle dimerization domain-containing protein has product MTSEYDKRTQGAGLQDETVALERAAERLSDRFPEVPKEQIDQLVEEHYEQYEDAPVRDFVPVLVEHEVRTELDVETGSAP; this is encoded by the coding sequence ATGACGAGCGAATACGACAAGCGCACCCAGGGTGCAGGTCTGCAGGACGAGACCGTGGCACTCGAGCGCGCTGCCGAGCGGCTCAGCGACCGCTTCCCCGAGGTGCCGAAGGAGCAGATCGACCAGCTGGTCGAGGAGCACTACGAGCAGTACGAGGACGCGCCCGTGCGCGACTTCGTGCCGGTGCTGGTCGAGCACGAGGTGCGCACCGAGCTGGACGTGGAGACCGGCTCCGCCCCGTAG
- a CDS encoding alpha/beta fold hydrolase produces MAAQPTIVLVHGAFADASGFAGLIGDLEASGYPVVAPPNPLRSLLTDADSVARVVGAIDGPVVLVGHSYGGAVITQASAGMGNVKALVYLAAFGLDVGESCVSAQEPFPAPLLATENQPTPYDAVGSPGGPEVYVKKERFREVFCGDSSEEAAAVMYATQRPLAVASLTQNATAAGWKDIPSWFVVSDHDNAISPKAEEFYAERMKATTSHVDGSHTAFIPRHAEIAEVIRAAAES; encoded by the coding sequence ATGGCTGCACAACCCACGATCGTGCTCGTTCACGGTGCTTTCGCCGACGCGTCCGGCTTCGCCGGCCTGATCGGCGACCTGGAGGCATCCGGCTACCCGGTGGTCGCACCGCCGAACCCGCTCAGGAGCCTGCTCACCGACGCGGATTCGGTCGCCCGGGTCGTCGGCGCCATCGACGGACCCGTCGTGCTGGTGGGCCACTCCTACGGCGGCGCCGTGATCACGCAGGCCTCCGCCGGGATGGGCAACGTGAAGGCCCTCGTCTACCTGGCCGCCTTCGGCCTCGATGTCGGCGAGAGCTGCGTGAGCGCGCAGGAGCCGTTCCCGGCCCCGCTGCTGGCGACCGAGAACCAGCCGACCCCGTACGACGCGGTCGGGTCGCCCGGCGGCCCGGAGGTCTACGTGAAGAAGGAGCGCTTCCGCGAGGTCTTCTGCGGCGACTCCTCGGAGGAGGCCGCGGCCGTGATGTACGCCACGCAGCGCCCGCTCGCGGTGGCCTCCCTCACCCAGAACGCGACCGCCGCCGGCTGGAAGGACATCCCGAGCTGGTTCGTGGTGTCGGACCACGACAACGCGATCTCGCCGAAGGCGGAGGAGTTCTACGCCGAGCGCATGAAGGCGACGACCTCGCACGTCGACGGCTCGCACACGGCGTTCATCCCGAGGCACGCGGAGATCGCGGAGGTGATCCGGGCGGCCGCGGAGAGCTGA
- a CDS encoding potassium transporter Kup, with protein MHQNQQHSPEKVAERSPSPQSDQPNGQSDQPKGQGDQPKGQSDQPKGQSDQPKGQSDQPKGQSRPPKGTDRRKRLLFGAALAALGVVFGDIGTSPLYALKTVFLLDGGAVRANQGDVFGVISLIFWSVTVIVSIKYIGILMRADNDGEGGVMALAALAQRLYAKNAGKAGTLLVVGIVGVSLFYGDSIITPAISVLSAVEGLHVTVPAISHLVIPIAAVILIALFVVQKFGTGKVGVLFGPVMVLWFAVIGVAGLAMVVQFPAVLLGLSPTYAIAFLISKPLVAFVALGAVVLVITGAEALYADMGHFGRAPISRAWFFLVFPALVLNYLGQAALVLHDPAARANPFFLLIPEWGRLPVVILATAATVIASQAVISGAYSLSRQAVQLGLLPPLTVKQTSQHEGGQIYLPAVNLLLFIGVMAVMLSFGSSDRLSTAYGISVTGALVVDTVLLLLVARPLWNWAPWKIVLAAVAFGGLELSFLAGNLSKIINGGWVPLLIAGVVILVMTTWRRGRQLVQADRLKKEGSMEQFIEEIRKKKLPRVPGIAIFPHPNKNTTPLALRANVKHNHVLHEHVIIVGVSTAQVPHVPAAEAFEYDPLGYADDGIEFLNITFGFSDDPDIPRALRAAVREGVLPLDSANFKQASYFISRGAIRITRKDSMVPWRRSLFVALAHNAANPAARFGLPALRTVTMGSDVEI; from the coding sequence GTGCACCAGAACCAACAGCATTCACCGGAGAAGGTGGCCGAGCGGAGTCCCTCGCCGCAGAGCGATCAGCCGAACGGCCAGAGCGATCAGCCGAAGGGACAGGGCGATCAGCCGAAGGGACAGAGCGACCAGCCGAAGGGACAGAGCGACCAGCCGAAGGGACAGAGCGACCAGCCGAAGGGACAGAGCCGTCCCCCCAAAGGGACGGACCGCCGGAAGCGACTGCTGTTCGGGGCGGCGCTGGCGGCGCTCGGGGTCGTCTTCGGCGACATCGGGACGAGCCCGCTCTACGCCCTGAAGACCGTCTTCCTGCTCGACGGCGGTGCGGTGCGCGCGAACCAGGGCGACGTCTTCGGCGTGATCTCGCTCATCTTCTGGAGCGTGACGGTCATCGTCTCGATCAAGTACATCGGCATCCTGATGCGCGCCGACAACGACGGCGAGGGCGGCGTGATGGCGCTGGCCGCGCTCGCCCAGCGCCTGTACGCCAAGAACGCGGGCAAGGCCGGCACCCTCCTCGTGGTCGGCATCGTCGGCGTCTCCCTCTTCTACGGGGACTCGATCATCACCCCCGCGATCAGCGTGCTGTCCGCTGTCGAGGGCCTGCACGTCACCGTGCCGGCCATCTCGCACCTGGTCATCCCTATCGCCGCGGTCATCCTGATCGCCCTGTTCGTGGTGCAGAAGTTCGGCACAGGGAAGGTCGGCGTGCTGTTCGGGCCCGTCATGGTGCTGTGGTTCGCCGTCATCGGGGTCGCCGGGCTCGCGATGGTCGTCCAGTTCCCGGCGGTCCTGCTCGGCCTGTCCCCGACCTACGCCATCGCCTTCCTGATCAGCAAGCCGCTCGTCGCCTTCGTCGCGCTCGGCGCGGTGGTCCTGGTCATCACGGGAGCGGAGGCACTCTACGCCGACATGGGCCACTTCGGCCGGGCGCCGATCAGCCGGGCCTGGTTCTTCCTGGTGTTCCCCGCGCTCGTGCTCAACTACCTCGGCCAGGCCGCCCTCGTGCTCCACGATCCGGCGGCGCGGGCGAACCCGTTCTTCCTGCTCATCCCGGAGTGGGGCCGGCTCCCTGTCGTGATCCTCGCGACCGCCGCGACGGTGATCGCGAGCCAGGCGGTCATCTCCGGGGCGTACTCGCTCTCCCGCCAGGCGGTGCAGCTCGGTCTGCTGCCGCCGCTGACCGTCAAGCAGACCTCCCAGCACGAGGGCGGGCAGATCTACCTGCCGGCCGTCAACCTCCTGCTGTTCATCGGCGTGATGGCGGTCATGCTCTCGTTCGGCTCGTCCGACCGGCTGTCGACGGCGTACGGCATCTCGGTGACCGGCGCCCTCGTCGTGGACACCGTCCTGCTGCTGCTCGTCGCGCGGCCGCTCTGGAACTGGGCGCCCTGGAAGATCGTCCTCGCGGCGGTCGCCTTCGGCGGCCTCGAGCTCAGCTTCCTGGCGGGCAACCTCTCCAAGATCATCAACGGCGGCTGGGTGCCGCTGCTGATCGCCGGGGTCGTCATCCTCGTCATGACGACCTGGCGCCGCGGACGTCAGCTGGTGCAGGCCGACCGCCTCAAGAAAGAGGGCTCGATGGAGCAGTTCATCGAGGAGATCCGCAAGAAGAAGCTGCCGCGGGTGCCCGGCATCGCCATCTTCCCGCACCCGAACAAGAACACCACCCCGCTGGCGCTGCGGGCCAACGTCAAGCACAACCACGTCCTCCACGAGCACGTGATCATCGTGGGGGTGAGCACCGCGCAGGTGCCGCACGTGCCGGCGGCTGAGGCCTTCGAGTACGACCCGCTCGGCTACGCCGACGACGGCATCGAGTTCCTCAACATCACCTTCGGCTTCTCGGACGACCCGGACATCCCGCGCGCCCTCCGCGCCGCGGTCCGGGAGGGCGTCCTGCCGCTCGACTCGGCGAACTTCAAGCAGGCGTCGTACTTCATCTCCCGCGGCGCCATCCGGATCACCCGGAAGGACAGCATGGTGCCGTGGCGCCGGTCGCTGTTCGTCGCGCTCGCCCACAACGCCGCGAACCCGGCAGCCCGGTTCGGGCTGCCGGCGCTGCGGACGGTGACGATGGGGAGTGACGTGGAGATCTGA
- a CDS encoding metallophosphoesterase encodes MRSRTRKLSMIAVGVVAATLLTTAAAVAAPVIDNGWPYDSAVKAQNDKTFTLAAVGDIACEPNDSDNAANPAGLKCGSPSLGGYDAEFATAKQADAMKPDAVALLGDEQYQVGKLSDFEGSFEQAWGGLKFLEKPAPGNHEYYSYTKKGDNEAGQNGNGYFAYFNGHDQTGAPNTSGQAGDDTSANQGWYSYNLGNWHIISLNVECNSAAFGNDCSTTDSGLLAQETTWLASDLKSNQQQCTIAYWHQPTFSATTASTATVGAGDPGAGGQEGQVADAWWKLLYANHATLVLNGHEHAYAHLKPMNPAGQYDPKRGIPEFIIGTGGEALDTLAKNADGSYANANVLTGFDQGYGTMKFTLKQHSYEYSYTPALAGAGQPASVLNYSDTGSGTCNG; translated from the coding sequence ATGCGTTCCAGAACCCGCAAGCTCTCCATGATCGCCGTCGGCGTCGTCGCCGCGACGCTCCTCACCACGGCCGCGGCCGTCGCCGCGCCCGTGATCGACAACGGCTGGCCCTACGACTCCGCGGTCAAGGCGCAGAACGACAAGACCTTCACGCTCGCCGCCGTCGGCGACATCGCGTGCGAGCCGAACGACAGCGACAACGCCGCCAACCCGGCCGGCCTCAAGTGCGGCAGCCCGAGCCTCGGCGGCTACGACGCCGAGTTCGCGACCGCGAAGCAGGCGGACGCGATGAAGCCGGACGCCGTCGCGCTGCTCGGCGACGAGCAGTACCAGGTGGGCAAGCTCAGCGACTTCGAGGGCTCCTTCGAGCAGGCCTGGGGCGGCCTGAAGTTCCTGGAGAAGCCGGCGCCGGGCAACCACGAGTACTACTCCTACACGAAGAAGGGCGACAATGAGGCCGGCCAGAACGGCAACGGCTACTTCGCCTACTTCAACGGCCACGACCAGACCGGCGCCCCGAACACCTCGGGCCAGGCCGGCGACGATACCAGTGCGAACCAGGGCTGGTATTCGTACAACCTCGGCAACTGGCACATCATCTCGCTGAACGTGGAGTGCAACTCGGCGGCCTTCGGCAACGACTGCTCCACCACGGACAGCGGCCTCCTCGCGCAGGAGACGACCTGGCTGGCGAGCGACCTGAAGAGCAACCAGCAGCAGTGCACGATCGCCTACTGGCACCAGCCGACGTTCAGCGCGACCACGGCCTCCACCGCCACGGTCGGCGCCGGGGATCCGGGCGCGGGCGGCCAGGAGGGCCAGGTTGCGGACGCCTGGTGGAAGCTGCTCTACGCCAACCACGCCACCCTGGTGCTGAACGGCCACGAGCACGCCTACGCGCACCTCAAGCCGATGAACCCCGCCGGCCAGTACGACCCGAAGCGCGGCATCCCCGAGTTCATCATCGGCACCGGAGGCGAGGCGCTCGACACCCTGGCGAAGAACGCGGACGGCAGCTACGCGAACGCGAACGTGCTCACGGGCTTCGACCAGGGCTACGGCACGATGAAGTTCACGCTGAAGCAGCACAGCTACGAGTACTCCTACACGCCGGCCCTCGCGGGCGCCGGCCAGCCCGCGAGCGTGCTGAACTACTCCGACACCGGCTCCGGCACCTGCAACGGCTGA
- a CDS encoding FadR/GntR family transcriptional regulator, with the protein MSGAPVDGGRAYRRVLDRLGRSIIAGDLPAGRVVNVEWAMEQTGASRSVVREATRVLVSLGLLVARQRVGLTVTASEDWDALDGDVVRWRLDSADHDAQIAELLDLRLAVEPAAARAAATRRSPEQAAALVAAARELEDAAARRDAAAFFEADAAFHHGVIAASGNRMFVRLQAVLREALRERTPHASVRWRDAPADARLHAEVASAVERREAGVAEEVMARIVRGD; encoded by the coding sequence GTGAGCGGGGCTCCGGTGGACGGCGGCCGCGCCTACCGCCGCGTCCTCGACCGGCTCGGCCGGTCGATCATCGCGGGCGACCTCCCGGCCGGACGCGTGGTCAACGTCGAGTGGGCGATGGAGCAGACCGGCGCCTCCCGCAGCGTCGTGCGCGAGGCGACACGCGTGCTGGTCTCCCTCGGCCTCCTCGTCGCCCGCCAGCGCGTCGGGCTGACGGTCACCGCGAGCGAGGATTGGGACGCGCTCGACGGCGACGTCGTGCGCTGGCGCCTCGACTCGGCGGACCACGACGCGCAGATCGCCGAGCTCCTCGACCTCCGCCTCGCCGTCGAGCCGGCGGCGGCCCGGGCAGCGGCGACCCGACGCAGTCCGGAGCAGGCGGCGGCGCTGGTCGCGGCGGCCCGCGAGCTGGAGGACGCAGCCGCCCGCCGGGACGCTGCGGCGTTCTTCGAGGCGGATGCGGCCTTCCACCACGGGGTGATCGCAGCGAGCGGCAACCGGATGTTCGTCCGCCTCCAGGCGGTGCTGCGGGAGGCGCTGCGCGAGCGGACGCCGCACGCGTCGGTGCGCTGGCGGGACGCGCCGGCGGATGCGCGGCTGCACGCGGAGGTGGCGTCGGCCGTCGAGCGCCGAGAGGCCGGGGTGGCGGAGGAGGTCATGGCGCGCATCGTGCGCGGGGACTGA
- a CDS encoding SDR family oxidoreductase: protein MGNPLNGRVVWITGAGSGIGRAMAIEAAQAGWRVALTGRRAQALEETASAVREAGGSALIVPGDATSDDVILTSLDRITATWGRLDALVLAAGLNAPQRRWADHDLPAFDEIVRVNLTGPAHLVTAALPQLRESRGVVVFVSSYSAWAFAPIAGVAYSASKAGLSALSRTLNAQEAASGVRSCHLCPGDVNTDFLGHRPQVPSDDARALMLQPADVARSIRFVLEAPAHVRFDELVVSPVSQT, encoded by the coding sequence ATGGGAAACCCCCTCAACGGGCGCGTGGTGTGGATCACCGGCGCGGGCAGCGGTATCGGCCGGGCGATGGCGATCGAGGCGGCGCAGGCCGGCTGGCGGGTGGCCCTCACCGGACGTCGGGCGCAGGCCCTGGAGGAGACCGCGTCGGCGGTGCGGGAGGCCGGCGGATCGGCGCTGATCGTCCCGGGCGACGCGACCTCCGACGACGTGATCCTGACGTCGCTCGACCGGATCACCGCCACCTGGGGCCGCCTCGACGCGCTCGTGCTCGCCGCCGGCCTGAACGCGCCGCAGCGCCGGTGGGCCGACCACGACCTCCCGGCCTTCGACGAGATCGTGCGCGTCAACCTCACCGGCCCTGCGCATCTGGTCACGGCCGCCCTGCCACAGCTGCGCGAATCGCGCGGCGTGGTCGTGTTCGTGTCGTCGTACTCCGCGTGGGCGTTCGCCCCGATCGCGGGCGTCGCCTACAGCGCGTCCAAGGCCGGGCTGTCGGCGCTGAGCCGCACCCTCAACGCGCAGGAGGCCGCGTCCGGCGTCCGGTCGTGCCACCTCTGCCCCGGCGACGTGAACACCGACTTCCTCGGCCACCGCCCGCAGGTGCCGTCGGACGACGCGCGCGCGCTGATGCTGCAGCCGGCGGACGTGGCGCGCAGCATCCGGTTCGTGCTGGAGGCTCCGGCGCACGTGCGGTTCGACGAGCTGGTGGTGTCGCCGGTGTCGCAGACGTGA